The Nostoc sp. 'Lobaria pulmonaria (5183) cyanobiont' DNA window CCAAAATCACCCGCCGGATTAGAAAACAATCTCGCCGATGCATTTTCCACACCTTGGGCTTTCAAAGCTAAGGCGTGTCTTCTAATAAAATTTTGATCTTCCGGTTCCTCAGCATCAGCCGCCCGTTGAAATAAATCATCCAACAATTCGATAATATTCACAAAACTATCCCGGAAAATCCCAGACAAATTACCCAACACATCAATGCGGGGATGTCCAACCTCCGCCAACGGCTTCAACTCATAACGAACAACTCTACCAGTTCCTTCCTTAACAGGTTCAGCCCCCACCAACTCCAACAGAATCCCCAAAGATTCACCCTTAGTTTTAATCGCATCCAATCCCCATAACATTACCGCCACCGTTTCGGGATATTTACCATATTCATCCAAATGCTGGACAATAATTTTTTGAGCAATTTCTCGTCCCCGTTCATACGCCGCAGGTGAAGGCATCCGATAGGGATCTAAAGCATGAATATTCCTCCCAGTCGGCAAAACACCAGCCCCATCCCGCAACAAATCCCCACCAGGCGCAGGCGGAATATATTCCCCATTCAACCCCCTTAACAAATTCGTTAACTCATCCGTAGATTGCATCAACAAATCCCTTATTACTCTTCCTTCTTCTTCTCTTTCTTCTTTGCGTTCTTTGCGCCTTTGCGGTTCGTTTACTTCTTCCTCCCCCCCAAAATAAGCCTCCAAATACGACCCCAACTCCTCCTCATTCGGCTTTTCCCCCAAAGTATGCAACCCAGAAGAAAACAACCGATTTTCTAAAACTTGCAAATATTCATACAACCCCACCAAATAATCATCAAAAGCACGAACACTAAACATCCGCACATTCTCCGGCGTAAACGCAATACCCAACCGTTTAGCATCCTCAAACGGACAATCAGCATCCAACCCAGAGTCCACAATTTTTTTACAAATTCCTTCCTTTAAGACATAATTCTTTTGTGGATCTTCACGATACTCTGAAATCAAATCTCGCAACGCCACCAATTCCTTATACAAACCTGCCCGCCCATAAGGAGGCACATTATGAGAAATCAACACACCATAACCGCGACGTTTTGCCAACATCGACTCAGAGGGATTATTCGCCGCATATATATATAGATTAGGCAAATTTCCTAACAGAATATCCGACCAAGAATAACCCGTATTCCCCAACGGAGAACCAGGCAACCATTCCACCGTCCCATGCATTCCAAAGTGAACTAAAGCATCAGCTTGAAACTCATTTTGCAACCATTTATAATAAGCAGCATATTGCGGATGGGGCGTTAAATCTCGTTCAAACATTAAGCGCATGGGATCACCTTGTATCCCCAAAGGTGGTTGTACACCTATCCACACATTGCCTAATTGCACACCGCCAATTTGGAATTCATCGCCATAAGTTTTAATTCCAGTTCCCGTGAGAGATTTCCATTGTTTTTCGATGCGGGAGGTTTGCAGATATCCCAGCCATTTTTCTAGAGTGTGGGCGTTAACAGACGTAGGGATATTTTTTGTATCATCAATTTCATCCGCTTCTTTCACCCAGCGAATCAATTCTTCCCCATCTTCTGGTAAATCCCCCACGGTGTAACCTTGTTCTTTGAGTGCATGGAGAAACTTCAGCAAACTACGCGGCACATTTAATAATGCAGCTGTCCCCGCAGCACCATAACCGGGAGGAAACCCATATAAAATGATCGCAATCTTGCGTTCTGATGCAGGTTTTTGCCGCAAAGCCACCCAAGTTTTTACCCTACCAATTAATCGCTCCACCCGTTCGGGAACCAGATAAATATTTTCACCTACCAAACCACCAAGGGGAACAGTATCAATAGCCCCATCCAATTCGGGTAAGGCGTATAACACCACACTTTGCAATCCGCCGATACCTTGGCGCGTCCATGAGTGAATATCTTGAATTAATAGTGGTGCGGCAACAATATAAGGTACATTCTTGGCAGTGAGGATGCGCTTTGCTACTTCCACCTGACGCCCTGCTTCCATTGAACCAGCCGGGCCACCCACCAAAGGAAAGCCAATTGTGGAAACGATCGCATCCACTTTTACTGCTTCATTAGATAGTGAGGGAGTCTCTATATTACCTAGTTGTCGTTGTTGAATTTCATAGTTGGTTGTCATTAAATCTCGTACCGCCACGTGTCCTTCTACGCCGTTGATGAAAATGGGCAAAGGAGTTAACCCAGCTTTTTCAAAACTGCGAATTAGTTGGGGAATGTAGGGTTGTTTGGTGATGACGTGTTTTCGGTAGAGTAAAATCCCGATAATCGGTTTTGTAGAGACGCGATTCATCGCGTCTCCACAATAGGTTTTATACCATTCCAAATATTCGCGGGGTGATTCAAAAAACCCTTGATAGTCGGGGTGGAGTAATCCGATGTTAGGGGTTTCGACTAGCGGGGGAATATCGCCGACTTTTAAACCTAAGTATTTTTCTGCCAGTGTCCAGAATAATGAAGCGACGTTTTCTGAACCCCCAGCATTCCAGTAACCATAGATAATTAACCAGTTGCGTAAGTCTTGGACTTTTTGCACTGGTATATATTTCAGTAGTTTGGGGCCAATTTTTAAGAAGCTGATGTAACCAGCAAGTTTGTCTTCTTCGCGTCCATTGCTAAATTTGTCGAGGATGAATTTAACTGGTTTGGGCATTCCTTTGGGTTTGTCGCCAATGGCAAAGTCACCCAGCTTGGTTAAACTCATCAATTCCAAGGCTGACT harbors:
- the bchH gene encoding magnesium chelatase subunit H; this translates as MKRIVLIAGFESFNADLYRKAAFLANSRCPELDIRVFSDRDLTNKRTEVETALDGADVFFGSLLFDYDQVVWLRDRISQIPIRLVFESALELMSLTKLGDFAIGDKPKGMPKPVKFILDKFSNGREEDKLAGYISFLKIGPKLLKYIPVQKVQDLRNWLIIYGYWNAGGSENVASLFWTLAEKYLGLKVGDIPPLVETPNIGLLHPDYQGFFESPREYLEWYKTYCGDAMNRVSTKPIIGILLYRKHVITKQPYIPQLIRSFEKAGLTPLPIFINGVEGHVAVRDLMTTNYEIQQRQLGNIETPSLSNEAVKVDAIVSTIGFPLVGGPAGSMEAGRQVEVAKRILTAKNVPYIVAAPLLIQDIHSWTRQGIGGLQSVVLYALPELDGAIDTVPLGGLVGENIYLVPERVERLIGRVKTWVALRQKPASERKIAIILYGFPPGYGAAGTAALLNVPRSLLKFLHALKEQGYTVGDLPEDGEELIRWVKEADEIDDTKNIPTSVNAHTLEKWLGYLQTSRIEKQWKSLTGTGIKTYGDEFQIGGVQLGNVWIGVQPPLGIQGDPMRLMFERDLTPHPQYAAYYKWLQNEFQADALVHFGMHGTVEWLPGSPLGNTGYSWSDILLGNLPNLYIYAANNPSESMLAKRRGYGVLISHNVPPYGRAGLYKELVALRDLISEYREDPQKNYVLKEGICKKIVDSGLDADCPFEDAKRLGIAFTPENVRMFSVRAFDDYLVGLYEYLQVLENRLFSSGLHTLGEKPNEEELGSYLEAYFGGEEEVNEPQRRKERKEEREEEGRVIRDLLMQSTDELTNLLRGLNGEYIPPAPGGDLLRDGAGVLPTGRNIHALDPYRMPSPAAYERGREIAQKIIVQHLDEYGKYPETVAVMLWGLDAIKTKGESLGILLELVGAEPVKEGTGRVVRYELKPLAEVGHPRIDVLGNLSGIFRDSFVNIIELLDDLFQRAADAEEPEDQNFIRRHALALKAQGVENASARLFSNPAGDFGSLVNDRVVDGNWESGEELGNTWQSRNVFSYGREDKGQARPEVLNTLLKTSDRIVQEIDSVEYGLTDIQEYYANTGGLKRAAEKQGGKKVTTSFVESFSKDTTPRNLDDLLRMEYRTKLVNPKWAQAMANQGSGGAFEISQRMTALIGWGGTADFTDDWVYDQAAETYALDAEMAEKLRKANPEAFRNILGRMLEAHGRGFWEADDKKLDKLRQLYELTDEELEGVTV